A window from Drosophila nasuta strain 15112-1781.00 chromosome 3, ASM2355853v1, whole genome shotgun sequence encodes these proteins:
- the LOC132792784 gene encoding mediator of RNA polymerase II transcription subunit 13 isoform X1, which yields MTHQNHQTNGASLEDCHTNFYALTDLCGIKWRKFVNGERPNASSDPLADPILRSYSRCMQADMLCVWRRVQSTKQDNTDQNALNFEITTSTTVHPPLSLAAAKELWIFWYGEEPDLSELVDAELLKVAANQALWNGTWKGELTYECRSLLFKALHNLMERFVLTKDIVRFGKWFVQPCTSSDRLFGRSSQHLSFSFTFFVHGDTVCASIDLREHPAVRPLTKEHLAEASAAFAAASGQGNASAASKDAANGGTAAATTPLPAASPLIEAGAGAEKPATTSTTPAQARKVMLAPFGIAAILTGNSYKASDPMAEKILEDWASFFPLCNKDNTDVPPVVEVVSGGHKMYHPTNYVLVTDLDDMEHMEFTEMYKANGGSGAAEPAVLASLSSPAAAAVAPAITPAAMPTAAIKEAAIVAPSGGNMNGNCNNNKKATTTGTTTTQAMSALERLTFQPYYDQRPTSGFTFNTNNTHIPATAAIEMPERAWQDCIMNTLHVDAAASATSASAATPAEEEDVKQTDSKQHVQQQIQQQQQQQQQQQRQKLWNFVDPMQKAPCICTKHLAASSAATPPCGGASIYSSRNSLGGDTSSMPPAVTSSSVGSPATPAPSPHPHPNSAQSQPTSVPPAEQLLNMSPHAPTSVSNLQQPPTPIDHLLDKNTPAPTPTDQHDNKSITASPYVHQTPSGEPPAYTEHGSNAGGANAASGEQQPATPTSGNATSSGTTPATVGAGAGGATAGAGAAAGGAAGVQCGTISVKKLEMQPSTAPTLTQIKQEPGTVVQRSQQQTVATSTMEAVSNLLNLYKTPQLKLKDVDSFSEEWLKEIIYDFSLQEAWDNLPVMRPNLNESAKQKRPRYAKNLYEGHTHFKPLMPSPGSVYGSLLSIDGNATQPSQLAAVSDTTGAAAGGGLVGIASSFGATAAGGGTGTGLNSGSNDEADSALNAAAGGGNSGSAATASSFFPGLDIKTEPGLHSPCKESKSTNLAGSGGNLFTAEGLNPTLDDLEQIFDTSSNDECSSVQIHTPPDSNNPSNGGCSAVTNTIDELKRSTAVASAVVAAVVASSGAGSIQAEDLTKMFPTPPSHEQQHPNSSPCQTDVVMTDLSVDTSSVGGVSNNNNNNNSNSNNNNNNNNNASNNGGGAALALGVVLKLTKQEYSVELGSPVEEPIHDWNYVYRPPQQEKFVGSSRYAPLTNLPSQTLPALAMPANCYYNPTWSHSQKSRAATLAKAAAAQQQQQQHQKHQQLQQRIQQHQQHQQQQQQQQQQQQQQQQQHSHQKHQQLHDLLAAGPRTPMMNTAMPSPVSTVPQPLSSGGSQLLLNQLNCPQAPPGSSMQQMMQRAGMSPMPPSPAAAGLVPFPRSSPMHHNAGNMRQTPTHPPPPYPYELAAASPATSTSSTYLNKPYNSQDAHTPHAQFGHQMPGGDKLAMMQYGAGSGGANNAGGAVASAVAAAMGLLQELPEVNSVLVNILLYDTALNVFRDHNFDSSSVCVCNADAQKIGNIRGADSGVYVPLPGSSFNPFPTQQRLLNGPSGAALAAPNNSSSASSYGMRMMSSFGGGLDSPALPAPNGGSSGSSSCTPPSSNPHITGYVDDDPVECTCGFSAVVNRRLSHRAGLFYEDELEITGIVEDPGRNKQPTLLSLIQSLCRKSVKPGASELSTGRELEKVTSGGAGASLAVAEQLAHAIFDLLLDQCSIIQTSSSSVHRALQSHRRRMSRQRRLFGNSGAPTASMESIANVLEFTDAHDVISLALEQARLAFEEQRLDMNMLEFGHNQQQHNSQHSQHHQQQSHPHQPSQPGQQLSAFQAAPALRQKLHALGSGRLTVHKWPYLPVGFTRSNKEIVRTMNAIQPMLQSAFHCKSRGGSAGSKDASSYNTVSGPLTWRQFHRLAGRASGQCEPQPIPSVVVGYEKDWISVAPHSIHYWDKFLLEPYSYARDVVYVVVCPDNEHVAAHTRTYFRELSSTYEMCKLGRHTPIRGWDGVLQVGAPNNNNNNNGAPGERETPLDDWLRTLEHAPLADQIRRYAMAFLYQLAPYLSRVPNDKTLLNPPDASGSHQGSKGQSGNATQSQTGASAPGTDHASDGTTLIKLEPGTEQTTTTGQQDQQQQQQQQQDSKQDVKPGVAGAGAGGAGADAKPALVLGDPLGMGETLEDINPSAIVLYVVNPFTFASDSVELERLALIALLRCYAELLKAVPDSVRAQMNIQIISLESIMELGPAGNRRRFSDEIKCLALNIFSQCRRHLVHAQPVKSLTGFGTAANMEAFLKTKDEPNRRAYKMYTAPFVLAPMHERNDKTDFSRAAGSMHGQNETRYSVMYCNYCLSEDQAWLLATATDERGELLEKVCINIDVPNRARRRKAPARYVALRKLMDFVMGLISQTSQMWRLVIGRIGRIGHSELKSWSYLLSKQQLQKASKQFKDMCKQCTLMYPPTILSACLVTLEPDAKLRVMPDQFTPDERFSQISMQNPLSTPQDVTCTHILVFPTSAVCASFTRQFQNEPPVEDDFIFGEGEEGNEDFSDADIGDLFWDSHMDRVSNHGSPGRMEDNRSWQSPGGNNFKCTPPQEVEEVGSLNQQPISVGYMVSTAPTGRMPAWFWSACPHLEDVCPVFLKTALHLHVPNIQIADDILNSTNAHQSANDHPLDSTLTADVLRFVLEGYNALSWLALDSNTHDRLSCLPINVQTLMDLYYLTAAIA from the exons ATGACGCATCAAAATCATCAGACAAACGGCGCAAGTTTGGAGGATTGCCATACAAACTTCTATGCCTTG ACTGATTTGTGTGGAATAAAATGGCGAAAGTTCGTGAATGGCGAACGGCCAAATGCATCGAGTGATCCTCTGGCCGATCCGATACTGCGATCCTATTCACGATGCATGCAGGCGGATATGCTGTGCGTGTGGCGACGCGTTCAATCCACGAAGCAGGATAACACCGATCAGAATGCCTTAAACTTTGAGATTACCACATCGACTACTGTACACCCGCCTCTATCGCTTGCCGCCGCCAAGGAGCTGTGGATCTTTTGGTATGGCGAGGAGCCGGATCTCAGTGAGCTCGTCGATGCCGAGCTGCTAAAAGTAGCAG cAAATCAAGCGCTTTGGAATGGCACGTGGAAGGGTGAACTGACCTACGAGTGCCGCTCTCTGCTCTTCAAGGCGCTGCACAATCTGATGGAGAG ATTTGTACTCACCAAGGACATTGTGCGCTTTGGCAAATGGTTTGTTCAGCCTTGCACCTCAAGCGATCGTCTCTTTGGACGCAG TTCGCAACACTTGTCCTTTTCGTTTACGTTCTTTGTGCATGGCGACACGGTTTGTGCCTCCATTGATCTGCGGGAGCATCCTGCTGTGCGTCCCTTGACCAAGGAGCATCTGGCCGAGGCGTCGGCAGCCTTCGCTGCGGCGAGTGGTCAAGGCAATGCTTCGGCTGCCTCCAAGGATGCGGCAAATGGTGGCACAGCTGCTGCCACAACACCGTTGCCTGCCGCATCGCCGCTGATCGAGGCTGGAGCTGGAGCCGAGAAGCCAGCGACGACATCGACGACGCCGGCACAGGCGAGGAAAGTGATGTTGGCACCGTTTGGCATTGCGGCAATACTCACTGGGAACAGTTACAAGGCCAGCGATCCCATGGCCGAAAAGATTCTCGAGGATTGGGCATCGTTTTTTCCGCTGTGCAATAAGGACAACACGGATGTGCCGCCAGTGGTCGAGGTGGTGTCGG GTGGTCATAAGATGTATCACCCCACGAACTATGTACTAGTCACAGATCTGGACGACATGGAGCATATGGAGTTTACCGAGATGTACAAGGCGAATGGCGGCAGCGGGGCAGCCGAACCAGCTGTGCTTGCGTCGCTCTCCTCGCCCGCAGCAGCCGCAGTGGCGCCAGCAATAACGCCAGCGGCGATGCCAACAGCGGCCATTAAAGAGGCGGCGATTGTGGCGCCATCTGGCGGCAATATGAATGGAAactgtaacaacaacaagaaggcaacaacaacaggaacaacgACGACGCAGGCGATGAGCGCGTTGGAACGTTTAACGTTTCAGCCGTACTACGATCAGCGTCCGACATCGGGATTTACCTTCAATACCAACAATACTCACATACCAGCAACGGCGGCCATTGAAATGCCTGAGCGTGCTTGGCAGGATTGCATCATGAATACGCTGCATGTGGATGCCGCGGCGTCAGCGACGTCAGCATCGGCAGCGACTCCGGCAGAGGAAGAGGATGTGAAGCAAACGGATTCCAAGCAGCATGTGCAGCAGCAaattcaacagcagcagcagcagcaacaacaacagcagcggcaaaagcTGTGGAACTTTGTGGATCCCATGCAGAAAGCTCCTTGCATATGCACCAA ACATTTGGCCGCATCGAGTGCAGCGACACCACCCTGTGGCGGTGCGTCGATATATTCATCACGCAACTCGCTGGGCGGCGATACATCATCGATGCCGCCAGCGGTGACCTCCTCATCGGTTGGATCACCAGCGACGCCAGCGCCATCTCCACATCCGCATCCCAACTCGGCGCAATCGCAGCCGACCTCAGTGCCGCCCGCTGAGCAA CTGCTTAACATGAGTCCGCATGCGCCCACATCCGTTTCGAATCTGCAGCAGCCGCCCACGCCCATCGATCATCTGCTGGACAAGAATACGCCAGCGCCCACGCCCACGGATCAGCACGATAACAAGAGCATAACCGCCTCCCCCTATGTGCATCAGACGCCCAGCGGGGAGCCGCCCGCCTACACAGAGCACGGCTCGAACGCGGGTGGCGCCAATGCAGCGTCCGGCGAGCAGCAACCAGCGACGCCCACATCCGGCAATGCAACATCCTCCGGCACAACGCCAGCAACAGTTGGCgcaggagcaggaggagcAACGGCAGGTGCTGGAGCGGCAGCAGGTGGTGCAGCTGGTGTGCAGTGTGGCACAATTAGCGTAAAGAAGTTGGAGATGCAACCATCAACAGCACCAACCTTAACGCAAATCAAACAGGAGCCAGGCACAGTGGTGCAGCGATCGCAACAGCAGACGGTGGCCACAAGCACGATGGAGGCGGTGAGCAATCTGCTTAATTTGTACAAGACGCCGCAGCTGAAGCTCAAGGATGTGGATAGCTTTAGCGAGGAGTGGCTCAAGGAAATCATATATGACTTTAGCCTACAGGAGGCTTG GGACAATTTGCCGGTGATGCGACCCAATCTCAATGAATCCGCCAAGCAAAAGCGACCACGATACGCCAAAAACCTTTACGAGGGACACACGCACTTCAAGCCGCTGATGCCGTCACCCGGATCCGTCTACGGTTCGCTGCTCTCCATCGATGGCAATGCCACGCAACCGTCGCAACTGGCAGCAGTCTCCGATACAACCGGAGCTGCAGCTGGTGGCGGTCTGGTGGGCATAGCCAGTTCCTTTGGAGCAACAGCCGCCGGTGGAGGAACGGGAACGGGACTCAATAGCGGAAGCAACGATGAGGCGGACAGTGCGCTCAATGCGGCAGCTGGCGGTGGCAACAGCGGGAGCGCAGCTACGGCCAGCAGCTTCTTTCCGGGTCTGGACATTAAGACGGAGCCCGGTTTGCATTCGCCCTGCAAGGAGTCCAAGTCAACGAATCTCGCTGGCAGCGGCGGCAATCTCTTCACCGCCGAAGGACTTAATCCCACTCTTGACGATCTGGAGCAGATCTTCGACACGAGCTCCAATGATGAGTGCAGCAGCGTGCAGATTCATACGCCACCCGACTCCAATAATCCCTCGAATGGCGGTTGCAGTGCGGTGACAAATACGATTGATGAACTCAAGCGTAGCACTGCGGTGGCAAGTGCTGTGGTCGCTGCTGTGGTGGCCAGTTCGGGGGCGGGCAGCATACAAGCGGAGGATTTGACCAAAATGTTTCCAACGCCGCCGTCCCATGAGCAACAACATCCCAATTCCAGTCCCTGCCAAACGGACGTTGTCATGACGGATCTCAGCGTGGACACGAGCAGCGTTGGCGGCGTctccaacaataacaacaataacaatagcaatagcaataataataacaacaacaacaacaatgctagCAATAATGGAGGAGGCGCTGCACTTGCTCTCGGTGTTGTGCTAAAGCTGACGAAGCAGGAGTACAGCGTGGAGCTGGGAAGTCCTGTGGAGGAGCCCATCCACGACTGGAACTACGTGTACCGACCGCCGCAGCAGGAGAAGTTCGTGGGCAGCTCACGCTATGCGCCGCTCACGAATCTGCCCAGTCAAACGCTCCCCGCACTCGCCATGCCCGCCAATTGTTACTACAATCCCACCTGGAGTCACAGTCAAAAGTCACGTGCAGCCACTTTGGCCAAGGCGGCGGcagcgcagcaacaacagcaacagcatcagaagcatcaacagctgcagcaacgcatacaacagcatcagcaacaccaacaacagcagcagcagcaacagcagcaacaacaacaacagcagcagcaacattcgCATCAGAAGCATCAGCAGCTGCATGATTTGTTGGCCGCTGGACCTCGGACTCCCATGATGAACACGGCGATGCCGTCGCCAGTCTCCACAGTCCCTCAACCGTTGAGCAGCGGTGGCAGCCAGCTGTTGTTGAATCAGCTCAACTGTCCGCAAGCCCCGCCCGGCAGCTCCATGCAACAGATGATGCAACGCGCTGGGATGTCACCCATGCCTCCCTCACCGGCAGCTGCCGGGTTGGTTCCCTTCCCACGCAGTAGTCCCATGCATCACAATGCTGGGAATATGCGTCAGACGCCCACACATCCGCCACCGCCGTATCCCTACGAGCTTGCAGCAGCGAGTCCGGCGACCTCAACATCCTCCACGTACCTCAACAAGCCGTACAATTCGCAGGATGCGCACACGCCGCACGCACAATTCGGACACCAAATGCCTGGCGGCGATAAGCTCGCCATGATGCAATACGGCGCAGGAAGTGGAGGTGCTAACAATGCGGGAGGTGCGGTTGCCTcggctgtggcagctgcaatgGGTTTGCTGCAGGAGTTGCCCGAGGTGAATTCGGTGCTGGTGAACATTTTGCTGTACGACACAGCATTGAATGTTTTTCGGGATCACAActttgacagcagcagcgtttgtgtgtgcaacGCCGATGCCCAGAAGATTGGCAACATTCGTGGTGCGGACTCAGGGGTTTATGTACCGCTCCCAGGGAGCAGTTTCAATCCGTTTCCCACGCAACAGCGACTGCTCAATGGACCGAGTGGCGCAGCGTTGGCAGCGCCAAACAACTCCTCATCCGCCTCCTCCTATGGCATGCGTATGATGAGCTCCTTTGGCGGCGGGCTGGACTCGCCGGCATTGCCCGCACCCAACGGAGGTTCAAGTGGTTCCAGTTCGTGTACACCGCCCAGCAGCAACCCGCACATCACCGGCTACGTGGACGACGATCCCGTCGAGTGCACCTGCGGCTTTAGTGCGGTGGTCAATCGTCGACTCTCGCATCGTGCTGGTTTGTTCTACGAGGATGAGCTGGAGATCACGGGCATTGTCGAGGATCCGGGACGTAATAAACAACCCACGCTACTCAGTCTCATACAGAGTTTGTGCCGGAAGAGCGTGAAACCTGGAGCTTCGGAATTGTCCACGGGCAGGGAACTGGAGAAGGTGACATCGGGAGGAGCGGGAGCTAGTTTAGCGGTCGCTGAGCAACTGGCGCATGCCATCTTCGATCTACTGCTGGATCAGTGCTCCATCATACAGACGTCGAGCAGTTCGGTGCATCGGGCGTTGCAATCGCATCGACGTCGCATGTCCCGACAGCGGCGGCTTTTCGGCAACAGCGGTGCACCGACCGCATCGATGGAGTCCATTGCGAATGTGCTCGAGTTCACCGATGCCCACGATGTCATAAGTCTGGCGCTGGAGCAGGCGCGACTGGCTTTCGAGGAGCAACGCCTGGACATGAATATGCTCGAGTTCGGGcacaatcaacagcagcacaatTCGCAGCACTcgcagcatcatcagcagcaatcGCATCCGCATCAACCCTCGCAGCCGGGACAACAGTTGAGCGCCTTCCAAGCGGCGCCCGCGTTGAGGCAGAAACTCCACGCCTTGGGCAGCGGTCGTCTGACGGTGCACAAGTGGCCGTATCTCCCGGTGGGTTTCACGCGCAGCAACAAGGAAATCGTCCGCACCATGAACGCCATTCAGCCGATGCTGCAGAGTGCCTTCCACTGCAAGTCGCGCGGCGGCTCCGCCGGCTCTAAGGATGCCAGCTCCTACAACACGGTGAGTGGTCCGCTCACCTGGCGGCAGTTTCATCGTCTCGCCGGACGTGCGTCGGGTCAATGTGAACCTCAGCCGATCCCTTCGGTCGTGGTGGGTTACGAGAAGGATTGGATCTCAGTGGCACCGCATTCCATACACTATTGGGACAAGTTTCTGCTGGAGCCTTACTCCTATGCTCGGGATGTTGTCTATGTGGTGGTGTGTCCCGACAATGAGCATGTTGCGGCGCACACTCGGACCTATTTCCGTGAGCTGAGCAGCACCTACGAGATGTGCAAACTAGGTCGGCACACGCCCATACGCGGCTGGGATGGCGTGCTCCAAGTCGGAGcacccaacaacaataacaacaacaacggagCTCCTGGGGAACGTGAGACACCGCTGGATGATTGGCTGCGCACGCTGGAGCATGCGCCGCTGGCGGATCAAATCCGACGCTATGCCATGGCCTTTCTCTATCAGCTGGCGCCGTATTTGAGTCGGGTGCCCAACGACAAGACGTTGCTCAATCCACCCGATGCCAGTGGCAGTCACCAGGGCAGCAAGGGACAGTCGGGGAATGCAACGCAGTCACAGACGGGAGCCTCAGCGCCTGGCACGGATCATGCTAGCGATGGCACGACGCTTATCAAGCTCGAGCCTGGCACAgagcagacgacgacgacggggCAACAggatcaacagcagcaacaacagcagcagcaggataGCAAGCAGGATGTGAAGCCGGGTGTGGCGGGAGCTGGAGCAGGCGGCGCTGGCGCCGATGCTAAGCCAGCTCTCGTGCTGGGCGATCCACTGGGCATGGGCGAAACCCTCGAGGATATAAATCCCTCCGCGATTGTGTTGTACGTGGTCAATCCCTTTACTTTTGCCTCGGACAGCGTTGAGCTGGAGCGTTTGGCCTTGATTGCGCTGTTACGTTGCTATGCGGAACTGTTGAAAGCGGTGCCCGACTCGGTGCGCGCCCAGATGAACATACAGATCATCTCGCTGGAATCGATCATGGAACTCGGTCCGGCGGGCAACCGACGTCGCTTCTCCGATGAGATCAAGTGCCTGGCACTCAACATCTTCTCTCAGTGTCGTCGGCATTTGGTGCATGCGCAGCCGGTGAAGAGTCTGACGGGCTTTGGCACCGCCGCTAACATGGAAGCGTTCCTCAAGACCAAGGATGAACCCAACCGGAGGGCGTACAAAATGTACACAGCGCCCTTTGTGCTGGCGCCGATGCATGAGCGGAACGACAAGACGGACTTCTCCAGGGCAGCGGGAAGCATGCATGGACAGAATGAGACTCGCTACTCGGTGATGTATTGCAATTACTGTCTAAGCGAGGATCAGGCCTGGTTGCTGGCCACCGCCACCGATGAACGGGGCGAACTCCTCGAGAAGGTCTGCATCAACATCGATGTGCCGAATCGTGCGCGTCGACGCAAAGCTCCGGCTCGTTATGTGGCATTGCGGAAGCTGATGGACTTTGTCATGGGTCTCATATCGCAGACGTCGCAAATGTGGCGTCTGGTCATCGGACGCATCGGGCGCATTGGACACAGCGAACTCAAGTCTTGGAGCTATTTGCTGAGCAAGCAACAACTCCAGAAGGCTTCGAAGCAGTTCAAGGACATGTGCAAACAGTGTACGCTCATGTATCCTCCAACCATTCTCAGCGCGTGTCTTGTCACACTCGAACCGGACGCCAAGTTGCGTGTGATGCCCGATCAGTTTACGCCCGACGAACGTTTCTCACAGATCTCCATGCAGAATCCGCTCTCCACGCCACAGGACGTGACCTGTACTCACATCTTGGTCTTCCCCACGAGTGCTGTTTGTGCG TCCTTTACACGCCAATTCCAAAACGAACCGCCGGTGGAAGATGATTTCATCTTCGGCGAGGGCGAAGAGGGCAACGAGGACTTTAGCGATGCCGACATCGGAGATCTCTTTTGGGACT CTCACATGGATCGCGTTTCGAATCACGGCAGTCCAGGTCGCATGGAGGACAATCGCAGCTGGCAAAGTCCCGGCGGCAACAACTTCAAGTGCACGCCGCCCCAAGAAGTCGAGGAG GTGGGATCGCTGAATCAGCAACCGATATCGGTGGGTTATATGGTGTCCACAGCGCCAACAGGTCGAATGCCCGCCTGGTTCTGGTCGGCATGCCCGCATCTCGAGGATGTGTGTCCAGTCTTCCTAAAGACGGCGCTGCATTTGCATGTGCCCAACATACAGATTGCCGACGATATACTCAACTCGACCAATGCCCATCAGTCGGCCAACGATCATCCACTGGACTCGACGCTCACCGCCGACGTCCTCCGCTTCGTGCTCGAGGGCTACAATGCACTCTCATGGCTGGCACTCGATTCGAATACACACGATCGTCTCTCCTGTCTGCCCATCAATGTGCAGACGCTGATGGATCTTTACTATCTAACAGCGGCCATTGCGTAG